Proteins co-encoded in one Enterobacter sp. R4-368 genomic window:
- the mgtL gene encoding mgtA regulatory leader peptide MgtL, producing MDPDPTPLPRRRYFFR from the coding sequence ATGGATCCCGATCCCACCCCTCTCCCGCGACGGAGATACTTTTTCCGGTAA
- the treR gene encoding trehalose operon repressor TreR: MQNRLTIKDIARLSGVGKSTVSRVLNNESGVSQRTRERVEAVVNQHGFSPSRSARAMRGQSDKVVAIIVSRLDSLSENLAVQTMLPAFYEQGYDPIMMESQFSPQLVEEHLQMLSHRNIDGVVLFGFTGVTESLLTAWQSSLVLLARDASGFASVCYDDDGAIQLLMENLYARGHRHISFIGVPHSDATTGKRRHDAYMAFCQKHQLEPTFALPGLAMKQGYEHVAHVLTPDTTALLCATDTLALGASKYLQEQRIDNLQLASVGNTPLMKFLHPEIVTVDPGYAEAGRQAAAQLIEQVNGRATPRQIVIPARLV; this comes from the coding sequence ATGCAAAACCGGCTGACAATCAAAGACATCGCACGCTTAAGCGGCGTGGGCAAATCCACTGTTTCCCGTGTGCTGAATAACGAAAGCGGCGTCAGCCAGCGCACACGCGAACGGGTGGAAGCGGTGGTCAATCAGCACGGTTTCTCCCCTTCCCGCTCCGCGCGCGCCATGCGCGGACAGAGCGATAAAGTGGTGGCGATTATCGTCTCGCGTCTGGATTCGCTCTCGGAAAACCTTGCCGTACAGACCATGCTCCCGGCGTTTTACGAACAGGGTTATGACCCGATTATGATGGAAAGCCAGTTCTCGCCGCAGTTAGTCGAAGAGCATTTGCAGATGCTGAGCCACCGTAATATTGATGGCGTGGTGCTGTTTGGCTTTACCGGCGTCACCGAAAGCCTGCTTACTGCCTGGCAGTCGTCGCTGGTGCTGCTGGCGCGCGACGCCAGTGGTTTCGCCTCGGTCTGTTACGATGATGACGGCGCAATCCAGCTATTGATGGAAAATCTTTATGCCCGTGGGCATCGCCATATCAGTTTTATTGGCGTCCCGCACAGCGATGCCACCACCGGCAAACGCCGCCACGACGCCTATATGGCGTTTTGTCAAAAACACCAGCTCGAACCAACGTTCGCCTTACCGGGCCTTGCCATGAAGCAGGGTTATGAACATGTCGCCCACGTTTTAACCCCGGACACCACCGCGCTGCTCTGCGCGACCGATACGCTGGCGCTCGGTGCCAGTAAATATTTGCAGGAACAGCGCATTGATAATCTGCAACTGGCCAGCGTCGGCAATACGCCGCTGATGAAGTTTCTGCACCCGGAAATTGTGACCGTTGATCCCGGTTACGCCGAAGCGGGCCGCCAGGCCGCCGCGCAATTAATAGAACAGGTTAATGGCCGCGCCACGCCTCGCCAAATCGTGATCCCTGCCCGCCTCGTTTAA